The proteins below are encoded in one region of Streptomyces roseirectus:
- a CDS encoding non-ribosomal peptide synthetase, producing the protein MTIEDSRPIEVSGTDRLTAARELLRRRVQSARDRQTTRPDHVIPPSPAGPVASFAQERLWLTDRILGDTAGYAVPELLRLRGPLDTDRLRHALTSVVRRHESLRTVFEEHDGTARPVPLPPGEVPLPVRDLSGPDGADLEQRAVAWAVEEARKPFDLATGPLVRALLVRLADDDHLFLLTIHHIATDGWSMALLWKELGAAYRAPAPAAEPLPDLPVAYRDWAHWQRRRFERGEFDGSLRYWEERLSGLAPLELPTDRPRPAARSGRGQSVDFTLTPALTDRLRHLARAADATVFMTLTAGFQALLARWSGQSDVAVGTPVAGRDRMELEPLIGFFVNTVVLRTEIPRALTFRALLERVRRTTVDAYDHQEVPFDRLVQRLRPERVLDRNPLVQVMIAAAEEETGGFHLPGVSVERVPADFGGAQFDLSVFVGERADHCAGSLVFDTDLFDRATAERLVAHYVRLLESAVADPDRPLNELDLLDLAERLRLERRHGPERELPAVPLPELFAQQVARTPDTVAVICADTTLTYGELDRRSDALARRLAAAGVGPESAVGLLMERSADLVTAMLAVLKAGGCYVPLNDRYPVQRSHWILERTGAVLLLADPATLTHPVVIGSPVPVLDATGDHRDAAGAEPRAPHSPGQAAYVMFTSGSTGEPKGVVVTHGNVAALALDRSFGDAHRRVLAHSPHSFDASTYELWVPLLYGGQVVVAPPGQLDTATLGRLITEHEVTALFITTSLFNLVAEECPEILAGVREVWTGGEAASVTAFRRAREAAPGTVFTNVYGPTETTTFATSHRLTPSAPADGRLPIGRPMDNTRLYVLDAELRPVPVGVVGELYLAGAGLARGYLGRPALTAERFVPDPFGPAGGRMYRTGDLARWRADGVVEYLGRTDDQVKIHGFRIELGEIDAVLARVPGVARSAVIVREDIPGERRLVGYVVPGPGVSCDPEVVRRALAATLPEYMVPALVVVDDLPLTPNGKLDQRALPAPPGDAPREHTAPDGPTEETVAAVWAEVLGVERVGRDDDFFALGGHSLRATRAVSRLSGRLGTEIPLRTLFEHPVLHRFAAAVDTHAAPAAQDVITRRPPSAAAPLSYAQQRLWFLDQLQPGRPDYNIPVVARLDGPLDTAALASALALVVRRHEVLRSRITVDAGRPVQIVEPDEVFTTELTDLRALPVDRAEAQALDLARSEAATPFDLTGAPLLRARIVRTAEDTHLLILILHHTVGDGWSMPVLWRELSAGYAALVRGATPELPELPIQYADFAHWQQQRMDSDGFAAELAHWSGRLAGTTPLDLPTDRPRPRVRTGAGDSLTFRLPADVRDRLTALGQEHGGTLFMVLLAGFKALLARWSGQTDVAVGTPIAGRGRIELEPLIGFFVNTLVLRTALSGDPSFQDLLARVRDTALAAYDHQDLPFDRLVEELRPDRDLSRNPLFDVLFQLHPEQPDSLPLDGVSVRTLDVDNNTAKFDLSLALTELPDGLLGTLQYATDLFDRTTVERLAEHYVRLLRDALTDPARKLSRLDLLTPEERRALHTLPAAPRAAADRLHGLVEEQVRRSPDAVAVTCGAEHLTYAELNRRANRLARSIRKHGAGRGDTVAVLLPRSAETVVAVLAVLKAGAAYVPVDPSHPAERIRTVLDDSGAALVLVQGDRAAVPGRTPVLDLDRERARTDTLPDDDLRLPTGPDDLAYVIYTSGSTGRPKGVAVRHGGITGYLSYLTGTFALDERDVVLARTALTFDPSVRDLFAPLSTGARVVVASDDEARDPEALLALMEAERVTAVLSVVPSLLSELAATASGPLRAPLRLVMTTGEALTPGCARDVRRLGAGIRLVNQYGPTECTNTSTYHVVTDEDIDSGRIPIGRPIPGARCLILGEHLEPVPAGAVGELFIAGPGVARGYLGDPARTAAAYLPDPYAPPGGRMYRTGDLVRRRADGVLEFHGRRDNQVKVRGHRVELGEVEAAMARHPDVGRAVAAAHGQGADRHLVGYVVWRTTGERTALLDFLRTALPEAAVPSVLVELDALPLLPNGKVDRTALPAPEGERLHRAYRAPRTALEQAVAGVWADVLDCGRVGAHDHFFELGGHSLKAARMVSRLREVLGREIALHLLFQHPVLADFARSLEGADRAVAGIEPLSEGPAPLSFGQQRLWLLDQLQPGRPDYNMPTAVRFTGPLDQGAALAALRGVVERHSVLRSRIVPGPDGPRQRTEPADVFAPQLVDLTDLGRDQAEARARELAEADAARPFDLARAPLLRARLIRLAAEEHLLVVVVHHLAFDGWSIGVLWAEFHAAYQGAAPTPPPIGYRDFAAWQRQRLTGELLDGRLAYWRERLTGTTPLELPTDHPRPATPSGRGDQVDFTLPPALLADLRTVGQRQNATLFMVLLAGFQALLARWSGSTDIAVGAPIAGRDRAELESLIGFFVNTLVLRTDLSGEPTFEELVARARETALGAYAHQDVPFERLVEEMRVERDLSRHPLFQVMLVLNDETAGPPRFPGLTAEPVALGNGGSKFDLSLYLTEDADGLHGHAVFAADLFERRTVVRMMRSFERLLEAAVAAPGRPFSELELLDTAEHDHLVHALNDTAAPLPAETVHGMIVRQTARTPGAVAVRDERRGLTYAELDERAEQLADVLRARGIGPRSLVAVSVQRSVDLPVSLLAVLKTGAAYVPVDTAYPPERVELMIADSGARALLTSGDDHGGARLPDGVQTLRVDHVVTQRRQPSAAAPGGSADDLAYVIYTSGSTGRPKGVMVPHRGVVNFALDMVRRLEITEGDVVAAVTTASFDIAVMELLVPLVTGATVHIVTRDTARDGSRLAKELDRAGATLVQATPATWHLLMQAGWRNPHVRALCGGEALPPVLAERLIAAVGSVWNVYGPTETTIWSTAHRLGGDAPGRPVPIGRPLANTRAHVLDERMRPLPAGVYGELYLAGDGVVRGYAGRPGLTAERFLPDPFAAPGGRMYRTGDLVRRLPDGTLEYRGRGDGQVKVRGHRIELGEIETAMARHPEVAEAAVAVHGTGVDAILVGYVVWDGPTGSALALRETLRESLPDFMVPSALMELDALPLTPNGKLDRKALPAVDPARARHGLLLPRDALELRMTRIWEQVLDVRPLGVRDDFFALGGHSLKAFELIAAVRQELGVELPLNLVFRNPTVELLCEAVPDAGETAARLVVPLADGDPEQPPLFLVHPRGGDACCYLPLAQALGSTRRVYGVEALGYNTAQAPLRRVEDMAERYLAEIRAIAPHGPYLIAGWSFGGAVGYEIATRLEAAGETVAFFGAIDTSAPGRGPRPASPDGVPDVVRYGIAAGLDAQQVHGLDEESLIAALVHRGHEQGSLPRRARTDALRRMLRVAGANGEAAAAYRPGAVLRADVRLFTAAERHPELDTPLVDPDAWTPHTRGRVHQVPVPGNHHNLLDDPHGAVLAERLSAALRESVSP; encoded by the coding sequence GTGACCATCGAGGACAGCCGACCGATCGAGGTGTCCGGGACGGACCGGCTGACGGCCGCCCGGGAACTGCTCCGGCGCCGCGTCCAGTCGGCCCGCGACCGGCAGACCACCCGCCCCGACCACGTCATCCCCCCGAGCCCGGCCGGACCCGTCGCGTCCTTCGCCCAGGAACGGCTCTGGCTCACCGACCGCATCCTCGGCGACACGGCCGGCTACGCGGTGCCCGAACTGCTGCGGCTGCGCGGCCCCCTGGACACCGACCGGCTGCGGCACGCCCTGACCTCAGTGGTACGGCGCCACGAATCGCTGCGCACCGTGTTCGAGGAGCACGACGGCACTGCCCGCCCCGTCCCCCTGCCGCCCGGCGAGGTGCCGCTGCCCGTACGTGACCTGAGCGGTCCGGACGGAGCCGACCTCGAACAGCGGGCCGTGGCATGGGCCGTCGAGGAGGCCCGCAAGCCCTTCGACCTGGCCACCGGTCCGCTGGTGCGGGCCCTGCTCGTCCGGCTCGCCGACGACGACCACCTGTTCCTGCTGACGATCCACCACATCGCCACCGACGGCTGGTCGATGGCCCTGCTGTGGAAGGAACTGGGGGCCGCCTACCGCGCCCCGGCCCCCGCAGCCGAGCCGCTGCCCGACCTGCCGGTCGCCTACCGGGACTGGGCCCACTGGCAGCGCCGGCGCTTCGAGCGCGGCGAGTTCGACGGCTCCCTGAGGTACTGGGAGGAGCGGCTGAGCGGCCTCGCCCCGCTGGAACTGCCCACCGACCGCCCGCGCCCGGCCGCCCGGAGCGGCCGGGGGCAGAGCGTGGACTTCACCCTCACCCCCGCACTGACCGACCGGCTGCGGCACCTGGCACGCGCGGCGGACGCCACCGTCTTCATGACGCTGACGGCCGGTTTCCAGGCGCTGCTGGCCCGCTGGAGCGGCCAGAGCGACGTGGCGGTCGGCACCCCGGTGGCCGGCCGCGACCGGATGGAACTGGAGCCGCTGATCGGCTTCTTCGTCAACACCGTGGTGCTGCGCACCGAGATCCCCCGGGCCCTCACCTTCCGGGCCCTGCTGGAGCGGGTGCGACGGACCACGGTGGACGCCTACGACCACCAGGAGGTGCCGTTCGACCGCCTGGTGCAGCGGCTGCGGCCGGAGCGCGTCCTGGACCGCAACCCGCTGGTGCAGGTCATGATCGCCGCCGCCGAGGAGGAGACCGGGGGATTCCACCTGCCCGGTGTCTCGGTGGAGCGGGTCCCCGCCGACTTCGGCGGGGCCCAGTTCGACCTGAGCGTCTTCGTCGGCGAGCGCGCGGACCACTGCGCCGGCTCGCTGGTCTTCGACACCGACCTGTTCGACCGCGCCACCGCCGAACGCCTCGTCGCCCACTACGTCCGCCTGCTGGAGAGCGCCGTCGCGGACCCCGACCGGCCGCTGAACGAGCTGGACCTGCTCGATCTCGCCGAACGGCTGCGGCTGGAGCGCCGGCACGGCCCGGAGCGGGAACTGCCCGCGGTGCCCCTGCCCGAACTGTTCGCCCAGCAGGTCGCGCGCACCCCGGACACGGTGGCCGTGATCTGCGCGGACACCACCCTCACCTACGGCGAGCTGGACCGGCGTTCCGACGCCCTGGCCCGCCGGCTCGCGGCGGCCGGAGTGGGCCCGGAGAGCGCGGTGGGTCTGCTGATGGAGCGGTCCGCCGACCTGGTGACGGCCATGCTGGCGGTCCTGAAGGCAGGCGGCTGCTACGTGCCGCTGAACGACCGGTACCCGGTACAGAGGTCGCACTGGATCCTGGAGCGGACCGGGGCCGTCCTGCTGCTCGCCGACCCGGCCACGCTGACCCACCCCGTCGTCATCGGCTCCCCGGTACCGGTCCTGGACGCCACCGGGGACCACCGCGACGCCGCCGGAGCCGAGCCCCGTGCCCCGCACAGCCCCGGCCAGGCGGCCTACGTGATGTTCACCTCCGGCTCCACCGGCGAGCCGAAGGGCGTCGTCGTCACCCACGGCAACGTCGCGGCCCTCGCCCTGGACCGGTCCTTCGGCGACGCCCACCGGCGGGTGCTCGCCCACTCGCCGCATTCGTTCGACGCCTCCACCTACGAACTGTGGGTACCGCTGCTCTACGGCGGCCAGGTCGTCGTGGCCCCGCCCGGACAGCTGGACACCGCCACCCTCGGACGTCTGATCACCGAGCACGAGGTGACCGCCCTGTTCATCACCACCTCGCTGTTCAACCTGGTGGCCGAGGAGTGCCCGGAGATCCTGGCCGGGGTGCGGGAGGTGTGGACCGGCGGCGAGGCCGCGTCGGTCACCGCCTTCCGGCGGGCGCGGGAGGCGGCACCCGGCACGGTGTTCACCAACGTCTACGGGCCCACCGAGACCACCACCTTCGCCACCAGCCACCGGCTGACCCCGTCGGCACCGGCCGACGGCCGGCTGCCGATCGGCCGCCCGATGGACAACACCCGTCTGTACGTCCTCGATGCCGAGTTGCGGCCGGTGCCGGTGGGGGTCGTGGGGGAGTTGTACCTTGCCGGGGCGGGTTTGGCGCGTGGTTATCTGGGGCGGCCCGCGCTCACTGCGGAGCGTTTTGTTCCGGATCCGTTCGGGCCGGCCGGCGGCCGGATGTACCGCACGGGGGATCTGGCCCGGTGGCGTGCGGACGGTGTGGTGGAGTACCTGGGGCGTACCGATGACCAGGTGAAGATTCATGGGTTCCGGATCGAACTCGGTGAGATCGACGCCGTGTTGGCGCGGGTGCCGGGTGTGGCCCGCAGTGCGGTGATCGTGCGGGAGGACATTCCGGGGGAGCGTCGGCTGGTGGGGTATGTCGTCCCCGGACCCGGCGTCTCCTGTGATCCGGAGGTCGTGCGCCGGGCGCTGGCCGCGACCTTGCCCGAGTACATGGTCCCGGCGCTGGTCGTCGTCGACGACCTGCCCCTCACCCCCAACGGCAAACTCGATCAGCGCGCGCTCCCGGCACCGCCGGGCGACGCCCCGCGCGAGCACACCGCCCCGGACGGCCCGACCGAGGAGACCGTCGCCGCCGTGTGGGCGGAGGTACTGGGCGTCGAACGGGTCGGACGCGACGACGACTTCTTCGCCCTCGGCGGCCACTCCCTGCGCGCCACCCGCGCGGTGTCCCGGCTGAGCGGGCGCCTCGGCACCGAGATCCCGCTGAGGACGCTGTTCGAGCACCCCGTCCTGCACCGGTTCGCTGCCGCCGTCGACACCCACGCCGCCCCGGCCGCCCAGGACGTCATCACCCGCCGCCCCCCGAGCGCGGCCGCGCCGCTGTCGTACGCCCAGCAGCGGCTGTGGTTCCTCGACCAGCTCCAGCCCGGACGGCCCGACTACAACATCCCCGTCGTGGCCCGGCTGGACGGCCCCCTCGACACCGCGGCCCTGGCGAGCGCCCTGGCCCTGGTGGTCCGCCGCCACGAGGTGCTGCGGTCCCGGATCACCGTCGACGCCGGACGCCCGGTCCAGATCGTCGAGCCCGACGAGGTCTTCACCACCGAACTCACCGACCTCCGCGCGCTGCCCGTGGACCGGGCCGAGGCCCAGGCACTCGACCTCGCCCGCTCCGAGGCCGCCACCCCCTTCGATCTCACCGGCGCGCCGCTGCTGCGGGCCCGGATCGTCCGCACCGCCGAGGACACCCACCTCCTGATCCTGATCCTGCACCACACGGTCGGCGACGGCTGGTCCATGCCCGTCCTGTGGCGGGAACTGTCCGCCGGATACGCCGCACTCGTCCGGGGCGCCACCCCCGAACTGCCCGAACTGCCCATCCAGTACGCCGACTTCGCCCACTGGCAGCAGCAGCGCATGGACTCGGACGGCTTCGCCGCGGAGCTGGCCCACTGGAGCGGAAGGCTCGCCGGCACGACCCCGCTGGACCTGCCGACCGACCGGCCGCGCCCCCGCGTGCGCACCGGCGCCGGCGACAGCCTCACCTTCCGGCTGCCCGCCGACGTCCGCGACCGCCTGACCGCACTCGGCCAGGAGCACGGCGGCACCCTCTTCATGGTGCTGCTGGCCGGCTTCAAGGCGCTGCTGGCCCGCTGGAGCGGCCAGACCGACGTGGCGGTGGGCACCCCCATCGCCGGGCGCGGCCGCATCGAACTGGAGCCGCTGATCGGCTTCTTCGTCAACACGCTCGTCCTGCGCACCGCCCTGTCCGGCGACCCGTCCTTCCAGGACCTGCTGGCCCGCGTCAGGGACACCGCCCTGGCCGCCTACGACCACCAGGACCTCCCCTTCGACCGGCTCGTCGAGGAACTGCGCCCGGACCGAGACCTCAGCCGCAACCCCCTGTTCGACGTGCTCTTCCAGCTCCACCCCGAGCAGCCCGACTCCCTTCCCCTGGACGGCGTGTCGGTGCGGACCCTGGACGTGGACAACAACACCGCCAAGTTCGACCTCAGCCTCGCCCTCACCGAACTGCCGGACGGACTGCTCGGCACCCTCCAGTACGCCACCGACCTCTTCGACCGCACCACCGTGGAGCGCCTCGCCGAGCACTACGTACGACTCCTGCGGGATGCCCTGACCGACCCCGCCCGCAAGCTGTCCCGCCTGGACCTGCTCACCCCCGAGGAACGGCGAGCCCTCCACACCCTGCCGGCGGCCCCGCGGGCGGCCGCGGACCGGCTGCACGGGCTGGTCGAGGAACAGGTCCGCCGCAGCCCCGACGCGGTCGCCGTGACATGCGGCGCCGAACACCTCACCTACGCCGAACTCAACCGGCGCGCCAACCGGCTGGCCCGGTCCATCCGGAAACACGGAGCCGGACGCGGCGACACCGTCGCGGTGCTGCTCCCGCGCTCGGCGGAGACGGTCGTCGCCGTGCTCGCGGTGCTCAAGGCGGGTGCGGCCTACGTACCGGTGGACCCGTCCCACCCGGCCGAGCGGATCCGCACCGTCCTCGACGACAGCGGGGCCGCCCTGGTCCTCGTCCAGGGCGACCGGGCCGCCGTACCCGGGCGGACGCCCGTGCTCGACCTCGACCGGGAGCGGGCCCGCACCGACACCCTCCCGGACGACGACCTGCGGCTGCCCACGGGCCCGGACGACCTCGCGTACGTCATCTACACCTCCGGCTCCACCGGCCGGCCCAAGGGCGTGGCGGTCCGCCACGGCGGCATCACCGGCTACCTCTCCTACCTCACCGGCACCTTCGCCCTGGACGAGCGGGACGTGGTCCTCGCCCGCACGGCGCTCACCTTCGACCCCTCGGTCCGTGACCTGTTCGCACCGCTGAGCACCGGCGCCCGGGTGGTCGTCGCCTCCGACGACGAGGCCAGGGACCCCGAGGCACTGCTCGCCCTCATGGAGGCGGAGCGGGTCACCGCCGTCCTGTCCGTCGTGCCCTCACTGCTCAGCGAACTCGCCGCCACCGCGTCCGGCCCGCTCCGGGCGCCGCTGCGCCTGGTGATGACCACCGGCGAAGCCCTCACCCCGGGCTGCGCACGCGACGTCCGCCGCCTCGGCGCCGGGATCCGGCTGGTCAACCAGTACGGGCCCACTGAGTGCACCAACACCTCCACCTACCACGTGGTGACCGACGAGGACATCGACAGCGGCCGCATCCCCATCGGCCGCCCGATCCCCGGTGCCCGCTGCCTGATCCTGGGCGAACACCTGGAACCGGTACCGGCCGGAGCGGTCGGCGAACTGTTCATCGCCGGACCCGGCGTGGCGCGCGGCTACCTCGGCGACCCGGCCCGCACCGCCGCCGCCTACCTGCCCGACCCCTACGCGCCACCCGGCGGCAGGATGTACCGCACCGGCGACCTGGTACGCCGCCGCGCGGACGGCGTCCTGGAGTTCCACGGCCGGCGCGACAACCAGGTGAAGGTCCGCGGCCACCGCGTCGAACTGGGCGAGGTGGAGGCGGCCATGGCCCGCCACCCCGACGTGGGCCGGGCCGTCGCGGCCGCCCACGGGCAGGGCGCCGACCGGCACCTCGTCGGCTATGTCGTCTGGCGCACCACCGGCGAGCGCACCGCCCTGCTCGACTTCCTGCGCACCGCCCTGCCCGAGGCCGCGGTGCCCTCCGTCCTCGTCGAACTGGACGCGCTGCCCCTGCTGCCCAACGGCAAGGTCGACCGGACGGCCCTGCCCGCCCCGGAGGGCGAGCGGCTGCACCGCGCGTACCGCGCGCCGCGCACCGCACTGGAGCAAGCCGTGGCCGGCGTCTGGGCGGACGTGCTCGACTGCGGCCGCGTCGGCGCGCACGATCATTTCTTCGAACTCGGCGGCCACTCCCTGAAGGCCGCCCGCATGGTCTCCCGCCTGCGCGAGGTGCTGGGCCGCGAGATCGCGCTCCACCTGCTGTTCCAGCACCCGGTGCTGGCGGACTTCGCCCGCTCCCTGGAAGGCGCCGACCGGGCCGTCGCCGGGATCGAGCCGCTTTCTGAAGGACCGGCCCCGCTCTCCTTCGGACAGCAGCGGCTGTGGCTGCTCGACCAGCTCCAGCCCGGACGGCCCGACTACAACATGCCGACCGCCGTACGGTTCACCGGACCACTGGACCAAGGCGCCGCGCTGGCCGCCCTGCGCGGCGTCGTCGAACGGCACTCGGTGCTGCGCTCCCGCATCGTGCCCGGCCCCGACGGCCCCCGCCAGCGGACCGAACCGGCCGACGTGTTCGCACCGCAGCTCGTCGACCTGACGGACCTCGGACGCGACCAGGCCGAGGCCCGCGCCCGGGAGCTCGCCGAGGCCGACGCCGCCCGCCCGTTCGACCTGGCCCGAGCCCCCCTGCTGCGCGCCCGGCTGATCCGGCTCGCGGCCGAGGAACACCTGCTCGTCGTGGTCGTCCACCACCTCGCCTTCGACGGCTGGTCGATCGGAGTCCTCTGGGCCGAGTTCCACGCCGCCTACCAGGGCGCCGCTCCCACCCCGCCGCCGATCGGCTACCGGGACTTCGCGGCCTGGCAGAGACAACGCCTCACCGGCGAACTGCTGGACGGCCGGCTGGCGTACTGGCGCGAACGGCTCACCGGCACGACCCCGCTGGAGCTGCCCACCGACCACCCCCGCCCCGCGACCCCCTCGGGCCGTGGCGACCAGGTCGACTTCACCCTCCCACCGGCGCTCCTGGCGGACCTGCGCACCGTCGGACAGCGACAGAACGCCACGCTGTTCATGGTCCTGCTGGCCGGCTTCCAGGCACTGCTGGCCCGCTGGTCGGGCAGCACGGACATCGCCGTCGGCGCGCCCATCGCCGGCCGCGACCGGGCCGAGCTGGAGTCCCTGATCGGCTTCTTCGTCAACACGCTGGTCCTGCGCACCGACCTGTCCGGCGAGCCCACCTTCGAGGAACTTGTGGCGCGGGCCCGGGAGACCGCCCTGGGCGCCTACGCCCACCAGGACGTCCCCTTCGAACGGCTCGTGGAGGAGATGCGGGTCGAGCGGGACCTCAGCCGCCATCCCCTGTTCCAGGTGATGCTGGTGCTCAACGACGAGACGGCGGGCCCGCCCCGCTTCCCCGGCCTCACGGCCGAGCCCGTGGCACTCGGCAACGGCGGCTCCAAGTTCGACCTCTCCCTGTATCTGACGGAGGACGCCGACGGCCTGCACGGCCACGCCGTGTTCGCGGCGGACCTCTTCGAGCGGCGGACCGTCGTGCGGATGATGCGATCCTTCGAGCGGCTGCTCGAAGCCGCCGTGGCCGCACCCGGCCGTCCGTTCAGTGAACTGGAACTGCTGGACACGGCGGAACACGACCACCTCGTGCACGCCCTGAACGACACGGCGGCACCGCTGCCGGCCGAGACCGTCCACGGGATGATCGTCCGCCAGACGGCCCGCACTCCGGGCGCGGTGGCCGTCCGCGACGAGCGACGCGGCCTGACCTACGCCGAACTGGACGAGCGGGCGGAACAGTTGGCGGACGTACTGCGCGCGCGGGGCATCGGGCCGCGGTCGCTGGTCGCCGTGTCCGTGCAGCGCTCGGTGGACCTGCCGGTGTCCCTGCTGGCCGTCCTGAAGACCGGCGCGGCGTACGTGCCCGTCGACACCGCCTATCCACCCGAACGGGTCGAGCTGATGATCGCCGACAGCGGTGCGCGGGCGCTGCTGACCAGCGGCGACGACCATGGCGGCGCGCGGCTTCCGGACGGGGTGCAGACCCTGCGGGTGGACCACGTGGTGACGCAGCGGCGGCAGCCGTCCGCTGCCGCGCCCGGGGGGTCCGCCGACGACCTCGCCTACGTCATCTACACCTCCGGCTCGACCGGCCGCCCCAAGGGCGTCATGGTGCCGCACCGAGGCGTCGTCAACTTCGCCCTCGACATGGTCCGCAGACTGGAGATCACCGAAGGGGACGTCGTCGCCGCGGTGACCACCGCCTCCTTCGACATCGCCGTCATGGAACTGCTGGTGCCGCTGGTGACCGGGGCCACGGTCCACATCGTCACCAGGGACACGGCCCGCGACGGCAGCAGGCTCGCCAAGGAACTGGACCGGGCCGGCGCCACCCTCGTCCAGGCCACCCCGGCCACCTGGCACCTCCTCATGCAGGCCGGCTGGCGCAACCCGCACGTCAGGGCCCTGTGCGGCGGTGAGGCGCTGCCACCCGTCCTCGCCGAACGCCTGATCGCCGCCGTGGGCAGTGTGTGGAACGTCTACGGACCGACCGAGACCACGATCTGGTCCACCGCCCACCGGCTGGGCGGGGACGCTCCGGGCCGCCCGGTGCCGATCGGCCGGCCCCTCGCCAACACCCGGGCGCACGTCCTGGACGAACGGATGCGGCCGCTGCCGGCCGGGGTCTACGGGGAGCTGTACCTCGCCGGCGACGGTGTCGTGCGCGGCTACGCCGGCCGGCCGGGGCTCACCGCCGAGCGCTTCCTGCCCGATCCGTTCGCGGCACCCGGCGGCCGCATGTACCGCACCGGGGACCTGGTCCGGCGCCTGCCCGACGGCACCCTGGAGTACCGCGGACGGGGGGACGGCCAGGTCAAGGTGCGCGGCCACCGCATCGAACTCGGCGAGATCGAGACCGCGATGGCCCGCCACCCCGAGGTCGCCGAGGCGGCCGTCGCGGTCCACGGCACCGGAGTGGACGCGATCCTGGTCGGCTACGTGGTGTGGGACGGCCCCACCGGCAGCGCCCTGGCGCTGCGCGAGACCCTGCGGGAGAGCCTGCCGGACTTCATGGTGCCCTCGGCGCTGATGGAGCTGGACGCGCTGCCGCTCACCCCCAACGGCAAGCTCGACCGCAAGGCCCTGCCGGCGGTGGACCCGGCCCGCGCGAGACACGGCCTGCTGCTGCCGCGCGACGCGCTGGAACTGCGGATGACCCGCATCTGGGAACAGGTCCTCGACGTACGGCCGCTGGGCGTGCGGGACGACTTCTTCGCCCTCGGCGGCCACTCCCTCAAGGCGTTCGAACTGATCGCCGCCGTCCGCCAGGAGCTGGGCGTGGAACTGCCGCTCAACCTGGTCTTCCGCAATCCCACCGTGGAACTGCTCTGCGAGGCCGTGCCGGACGCCGGTGAGACCGCCGCCCGGCTGGTGGTCCCGCTCGCCGACGGCGACCCGGAGCAGCCGCCGCTCTTCCTCGTCCATCCGCGCGGCGGCGACGCCTGCTGCTACCTGCCGCTCGCCCAGGCCCTGGGCAGCACCCGGCGGGTGTACGGCGTGGAGGCGCTGGGCTACAACACCGCGCAGGCACCGCTGCGGCGGGTGGAGGACATGGCGGAGCGGTACCTGGCGGAGATCCGCGCGATCGCGCCGCACGGTCCGTACCTGATCGCCGGCTGGTCCTTCGGCGGGGCGGTGGGGTACGAGATCGCGACCCGGCTGGAGGCGGCGGGCGAGACGGTCGCCTTCTTCGGCGCCATCGACACCTCCGCCCCCGGCCGGGGACCGCGCCCGGCGAGCCCGGACGGCGTACCGGACGTCGTCCGCTACGGCATCGCGGCCGGCCTGGACGCCCAGCAGGTCCACGGGCTGGACGAGGAGTCCCTGATCGCGGCGCTGGTCCACCGGGGCCACGAGCAGGGCAGCCTTCCCCGCCGGGCCCGGACCGACGCCCTGCGGCGGATGCTGCGGGTGGCCGGCGCCAACGGCGAGGCGGCGGCGGCCTACCGCCCCGGCGCCGTCCTGCGAGCCGACGTCCGGCTGTTCACGGCCGCCGAGCGGCACCCGGAGCTGGACACCCCGCTGGTCGATCCCGACGCCTGGACCCCGCACACCCGCGGGCGGGTCCACCAGGTCCCCGTGCCCGGCAACCACCACAACCTGCTCGACGACCCCCATGGAGCCGTCCTCGCGGAGCGGCTGTCCGCCGCCCTGCGGGAGTCGGTCTCCCCCTGA
- a CDS encoding MbtH family protein — translation MNGITTQDWTVVVNDEEQYSVWAGDRDIPAGWRESGMRGTKEECLSHIDRVWTDMRPLSLRLAMDSAG, via the coding sequence ATGAACGGCATCACCACGCAGGACTGGACCGTGGTCGTCAACGATGAGGAGCAGTACTCCGTCTGGGCGGGCGACCGGGACATCCCGGCCGGCTGGCGCGAGAGCGGGATGCGCGGGACGAAGGAGGAGTGCCTGTCCCACATCGACCGGGTGTGGACCGACATGCGCCCCCTGAGCCTGCGGCTGGCGATGGACTCCGCCGGCTGA